GTCATCGGAGGTAAGTAGGGCGACTGCGTGCTCTCCGTGGGATATCCGGCCTGCGGCATTTATACGCGGGGCGATGATGAAGACCAGGTCGGTGACGGTCATTTTCTTCTTGACATCTGCCACGCGTTTCAGGGCACCGATCCCATCACATGGGTCGGAATTCACCTTTTCCAGACCGTGATACATGAAGATGCGGTTCTCCCCTGTAATAGGGACGATGTCTGCTCCTATGGCCGTGGCCAATAGGTCCAGACGGTCGAAAAGAGGAGAGGTATCCAAGTCATTCTTCATGCAGAGTCCCTGCATGAATTTGAAACCGACTCCACATCCGCAGAGTTCTTTATAGGGATATGTGCAATCATCCTGCTTGGGGTCCAGAATGGCCACAGCTGCCGGTAGTTGATCTCCCGGTCTGTGATGGTCACAGATAATGATGTCGATACCCCGTTCACGGGCGTATTCGACCTTGTCAATGGCTTTGATGCCGCAGTCCAAGGTGATGATGATTGAGACCCCGTTATCTTGAGCCCGGTCGATGCCTCTGAAACTCAGTCCATACCCTTCTGCGTAGCGGTCTGGGATATAGTACATGAGCGCTTCTGTCTGTGTCTTAAGAAAAGAATAGACCAGTGCTACCGAGGTCGTGCCATCCACATCATAGTCTCCATAGACCATGATCCTCTCACCTTCTTCCAGCGCGCTTGTCAATCGATTCACCGCCTTATCCATATCCTTCATGAGGAAGGGATCATGGAGCGCGTTCAGATCAGGACGGAAGAATTCCCGTGCCGCATCGAAATCCTCGATTCCACGTTGGACGAGGAGTTTGGCGAGTACGGGACGGATGTTAAGGGAATCAGCAAGGGTATCAACCACCTCATCGGGAGGAGCGCTCTTGACCGACCATCTCTTCTGTGTACCTACCTCAAGCATCTATCCCTTCCAAGTAGAACATGAATGCATACTCGAGTGCCACCTCTTTGAAGCGCTCATATCTACCGCTCGCTCCTCCGTGTCCTGCAGTCATGTTGGTATGGAGGAGAAGCAGGTTGTCGCCCTGGTGATGGGTGCGCAGTTTGGCGATCCATTTAGCGGGTTCCCAATACTGCACCTGACTATCCCAATACCCGGTGGTGATCAGCAGGTTGGGATAAGCTTGTTGCTTGATGTTGTCATAGGGAGAATAGGACTTGATGTAGTCGTAGTATTCTTTGACATTGGGGTTTCCCCACTCGTCATATTCGCCAGTAGTAAGTGGGATATCATCATCCAACATGGTCGTGACCACGTCTACGAAGGGCACGGCAGCCACTACTCCATTCCACATATCCGGGGCCATGTTGATCACGGCACCCATCAGTAGTCCTCCGGCACTTCCTCCCATGGCATACAGGTGATCCTTGCTGGTATATCCGTTCTCCAGCAGATACTCTCCACAGTCGATGAAATCAGTGAAGGTGTTCTTCTTCTTAAGGAGCTTGCCGTCTTCATACCACTGTCTGCCCATCTCTTGTCCGCCTCGTATATGGGCAATGGCAAAGGCAAACCCACGATCCAATAGGCTCAATCTTACCGAGCTGAAATAGGGGTCAATGCTATTCCCATAGGAACCGTAACCGTATAATAGGACCGGGTTGGTCCCATCCTTCTTGAATCCTTTGCGGTAAACGATGGACATAGGGACTTCGGTCCCGTCATCGGCCTTGACCATCAGGCGTTCTGAAGTATAATTCTCCGGGTCGAATTCACCTCCGAGTACTTTCTGTTGCTTGAGTAATTCCCGCTCCTTGGATACCATGTCAAAATCATAGACAGAATTCGGAGTGGTCATACTCGAGTAGCCATAACGCAGTATCTGGGTGTCGAATTCCGGGTTGGCACTGACATAGGCCGTGTAGGTTGGGTCTTGGAATTCCATATAATACTCCTTACTCCCGTCCCAACGTTGTACTTTGATCTGATTGAGTCCGGCAGTGCGTTCTTCTACGACCAGGAATTCTTTGAATATCTCGATGCCCTCAAGCAAAGTCTCTGGCCTATGAGCGATGACTTCGGTCCAGTTGTCGCGACCGATGGCATTGACGGGAGTCTTCATCAGGCGGAAATTCTTAGCGTCCCAGTTGGTCACCACGTAGAAGTGGTCCTCATAGTGGGCAATGCGATACTCATGGTCCCGCTGCCGAGGTTCGAAGACCTTCCACTCCCCATCGGGATCATCGGCAGAGAGGATGCGGTACTCACTGGCGAGGGTCTGGTAGGAACCGATGATGAGATACTCCCGGCTCTTGGACTTATACACGAAGGTGCCATAGGTCTCATCCTTCTCTTCGTAGACCAGTTCATCTTCAGATTGATCGGTACCAAGTCTGTGCTTGTAGATGCGGTATGAGCGCAAGGTCATAGGGTCTTTGACCGTGTAGAATATCGTCTTATTGTCATTGGCCCAGGTGGCCCCTCCGGTGGTGTTCTCAATCTTGTCAGAAAGGGTCTCCCCGGTCTCCAAGTTCTTTACATAAAGAGTGTACTGTCTACGTGACACGGTGTCCACGCCATAGACCAGAAGTTGATTGTCTTCACTTACGCTGCGTCCGCCTATAGCAAAGTAGGCATGATCTTCGGCCATCTTCGGGCCATTGAGCATGATCTCCTCATCTGCATCCAGGCTTTCTTTTTTCCTGCAGAAGAAAGGGTACTCCTTGCCCTCTTCGTATCTGGAATAATACCAATATCCGTTGACCTTGACCGGCACAGATTGATCATTGGGGTCGAGCCGGGCTACAATCTCATCATAGAGTTTCTGTTGCAATCCTTCGGTAGAGGAAAGAACCCCTTTTGTGTACTCGTTCTCCGCCTCTAGATAAGTGACGACCTTCTGTGTCTGTTCGTCCTTTTCTTCAGCATTCTTCTGCTCATCACTGAGCTTCATCCAGTAGTAGTCGTCTACACGGGTATCCCCATGCATGGTCAGTTGTTCTGGTACTTTTTCGGCTTGAGGAGCTATCGTTTCTGTCATGGTAGGAGCTTCTTGGTCATCCGAAACACAAGCAACCATGAGGATGCCGGCACAGAGGACCGAAGGGGTTATGAATCTCATTGCGGGTGGGGGCTGTTGATATGGACCAAATGTACGGATTAGGCCCAGTCCTAGATGTCGCAGGTCAAGCTGAATCCGAGATTTCGTCCAGGTGCTGAAATGCCTGAGGCAAAGGCCTTGTAGTGTACATCGGTCAGATTATCAACAAAGAGGGAGAGCCTGAGCCCGTTCTCCAGTTTGAAGTTGACATAGGCATTGATCGAGTACCATGAGGGAAAGGCGCCATCCAGACCTTGGTCGGCATTATCTATACGCCCAGGCGCGATGTTCCCTGAGGTCTTGGTGTCATTATAGATGACATAGGCACCGTATCCGGTCTTCTCTCCACTTCTATCCACTCCCGTTCTGGCAAAGAAGGGAGGGATGTGGGCCAATGGAGCATCGGTTCCTTTCACTTCCCCGATGGTCTTAGTGGCCGTGGTCATCCAGGTCCAATCTGGATGCAGGACCAGGGTGAGCGAGCTGCTTAATCCATAGATGTATGCTTGCTCTGCATTGGCATTGACTGCGATCCGGGCCATCTGACCCTCATATTCCAGCGAGTCCATTCCGTTGAGCGTACTGGGTACTTGTACGATGGCCTTATCTATCAGGGTGTAGAAACCAGCAACTTCGAACTGATATCTTCCCTCTGCTTCCTTCTTGGTAGCCCGTAGTTCTCCGTTCCAGGTGTATTCTGCCTCTAGATTATCCGTTGGCACCACCACGATTCCCGCTCGCTCGAAGACCTTTCCATAATCATCGACATTGGGTGAACGGAATCCGGTAGATGCTGATGCTCCTATCTCCCAGGTCTCGCTCGGGTGCCAGAGCAGACTGGTCGACCCTGTTAGGGCTCCCGAATCGAATAGGATGAAATCAAAAGGCAACTCATAGAAGCCGCTCTGGTTGAACTTGGAGTTGGAATAGGCATGACTATAGCGCAAGCCCAGATTGTACACCCATGTCCCATTCAATTTGGCATTGAGTGAAGCGTATGCGGCCATCGTGCTCATCCTGCTACCACCGTCTGGATATCGAGTAGGCCCTGCTTCACGCGTGCCTTCTTCGATCTGCTCCATGTAGGCGGTCGATTCAACGGTGTTG
This window of the Flavobacteriales bacterium genome carries:
- the recJ gene encoding single-stranded-DNA-specific exonuclease RecJ; the protein is MLEVGTQKRWSVKSAPPDEVVDTLADSLNIRPVLAKLLVQRGIEDFDAAREFFRPDLNALHDPFLMKDMDKAVNRLTSALEEGERIMVYGDYDVDGTTSVALVYSFLKTQTEALMYYIPDRYAEGYGLSFRGIDRAQDNGVSIIITLDCGIKAIDKVEYARERGIDIIICDHHRPGDQLPAAVAILDPKQDDCTYPYKELCGCGVGFKFMQGLCMKNDLDTSPLFDRLDLLATAIGADIVPITGENRIFMYHGLEKVNSDPCDGIGALKRVADVKKKMTVTDLVFIIAPRINAAGRISHGEHAVALLTSDDHDRITGVAQEVNSFNAERKELDRAITEQALEMIGQDPALAQAKSTVVFKEDWHKGVVGIVASRLTETYYRPTIVLTESNGKATGSARSVKHFDVYEAIDACSDLLVNFGGHKYAAGLTLELDKVDAFRERFEEIVNSTCKPEWLIPEVKADLELDLDDVDRKFFNVIRQMAPFGPGNMKPVFLSRNCQARYPKVVGQTHLKLQVYQRDAQRALNAIAFSHGDKLDLVDSGHPFDILYTVEENEWNGMVSLQMNVKDIRPAE
- a CDS encoding S9 family peptidase, which produces MTETIAPQAEKVPEQLTMHGDTRVDDYYWMKLSDEQKNAEEKDEQTQKVVTYLEAENEYTKGVLSSTEGLQQKLYDEIVARLDPNDQSVPVKVNGYWYYSRYEEGKEYPFFCRKKESLDADEEIMLNGPKMAEDHAYFAIGGRSVSEDNQLLVYGVDTVSRRQYTLYVKNLETGETLSDKIENTTGGATWANDNKTIFYTVKDPMTLRSYRIYKHRLGTDQSEDELVYEEKDETYGTFVYKSKSREYLIIGSYQTLASEYRILSADDPDGEWKVFEPRQRDHEYRIAHYEDHFYVVTNWDAKNFRLMKTPVNAIGRDNWTEVIAHRPETLLEGIEIFKEFLVVEERTAGLNQIKVQRWDGSKEYYMEFQDPTYTAYVSANPEFDTQILRYGYSSMTTPNSVYDFDMVSKERELLKQQKVLGGEFDPENYTSERLMVKADDGTEVPMSIVYRKGFKKDGTNPVLLYGYGSYGNSIDPYFSSVRLSLLDRGFAFAIAHIRGGQEMGRQWYEDGKLLKKKNTFTDFIDCGEYLLENGYTSKDHLYAMGGSAGGLLMGAVINMAPDMWNGVVAAVPFVDVVTTMLDDDIPLTTGEYDEWGNPNVKEYYDYIKSYSPYDNIKQQAYPNLLITTGYWDSQVQYWEPAKWIAKLRTHHQGDNLLLLHTNMTAGHGGASGRYERFKEVALEYAFMFYLEGIDA
- a CDS encoding TonB-dependent receptor, producing the protein MPEYVDRVGGQDTILKNPDTSVIPNSGYEQYDIAQKVLWQAADSTSLLFNVQYSTSSEVPRSDQLATYRDGQLRYAEWSYGPQERVLISSELDILSDNELFDKCDLIIAYQHIGEDRITRNFGDPWRFVRQEDVDVFSVNGDFIKRIGNKDVYFGFEATNNTVESTAYMEQIEEGTREAGPTRYPDGGSRMSTMAAYASLNAKLNGTWVYNLGLRYSHAYSNSKFNQSGFYELPFDFILFDSGALTGSTSLLWHPSETWEIGASASTGFRSPNVDDYGKVFERAGIVVVPTDNLEAEYTWNGELRATKKEAEGRYQFEVAGFYTLIDKAIVQVPSTLNGMDSLEYEGQMARIAVNANAEQAYIYGLSSSLTLVLHPDWTWMTTATKTIGEVKGTDAPLAHIPPFFARTGVDRSGEKTGYGAYVIYNDTKTSGNIAPGRIDNADQGLDGAFPSWYSINAYVNFKLENGLRLSLFVDNLTDVHYKAFASGISAPGRNLGFSLTCDI